A stretch of Strix aluco isolate bStrAlu1 chromosome 16, bStrAlu1.hap1, whole genome shotgun sequence DNA encodes these proteins:
- the RAD9A gene encoding cell cycle checkpoint control protein RAD9A isoform X1: MKCIVAGGNVKVLGRAVHSLSRIGDELYLEPTDSGLSLRTVNSSRSAFASFLFAPLFFQLYEAGGPPPDRELFRCKVLMKSFLGVFRSLPSLEKTVGKCLILLKPRASRLVVQLHCKYGVTKTHNLAFQECERLQAVFDTQRCTSSLCAPARVLAEAVVHFPPTLAEVTLGTGPGGKISLRNYVEDEAEPSKTMVTELWLAKDEFETVAVTPGSHITFCLKEFRGLLTFAEASNLPLTIHYDAPGRPVIFTLADAVLEVHLVLATLSDPESSLQPPTANGVSHLPTPSEDFTDDLESYMIAMETSAYEEGSGVPPSPTFPLRTPHPAESDPEEEEEEEEEGAVPGTPPHKKFRSLFFGSVLTPGGPGPAPTQEVLAEDSEEES, translated from the exons ATGAAGTGCATCGTCGCTGGTGGCAACGTCAAAG TCCTCGGCCGAGCCGTGCACTCCCTGTCCCGCATCGGGGACGAGCTCTACCTGGAGCCCACCGACAGCggg TTGTCCCTGCGCACCGTCAACTCCTCGCGCTCCGCTTTCGCCTCCTTCCTCTTTGCCCCCCTCTTCTTCCAGCTGTACGAGGCGGGCGGCCCCCCCCCCGACAGAGAGCTCTTCCGATGCAAAGTCCTGATGAAG TCCTTCCTGGGTGTTTTCCGCTCGCTGCCCTCGCTGGAAAAAACGGTGGGGAAATGCCTCATCCTGCTCAAACCCCGGGCCAGCCGCTTGGTTGTGCAGCTCCACTGCAAGTATG GTGTCACCAAGACGCACAACTTGGCTTTCCAGGAGTGCGAGCGGCTACAGGCCGTCTTCGACACCCAGCGCTGCACCAGCAGCCTCTGCGCCCCGGCAcg GGTGCTGGCAGAGGCCGTGGTCCACTTCCCCCCGACACTGGCTGAGGTGACGCTGGGGACAGGCCCCGGGGGCAAGATCAGCCTCCGAAACTACGTGGAGGATGAGGCAG aGCCAAGCAAGACGATGGTGACAGAGCTGTGGCTGGCCAAGGACGAGTTTGAGACGGTGGCCGTCACCCCGGGCTCCCACATCACCTTCTGCCTCAAGGAGTTTCGG GGGCTGCTGACCTTCGCTGAGGCCTCCAACCTGCCCCTCACCATCCACTATGATGCTCCTGGCAG GCCTGTGATCTTCACCCTGGCTGACGCCGTGTTGGAGGTTCACCTGGTGCTGGCCACCCTCTCAGACCCAGAAAgcagcctgcagccccccacGGCCAACGG TGTCTCACACCTGCCCACCCCATCAGAGGACTTCACCGATGACCTCGAATCCTACATGATTGCCATGGAAACCAGTGCCTACGAGGAGGGCTCGGGGGTGCCCCCTAGCCCCACTTTCCCCCTGCGCACCCCACATCCAGCTGAAAGTGaccctgaagaagaggaggaggaggaggaggaaggagctgtgcCAGGGACCCCCCCTCACAAGAAG TTTCGCTCCCTGTTTTTTGGCTCAGTGTTGACACCGGGggggcccggcccagcccccACCCAGGAGGTGCTGGCAGAAGACAGCGAAGAGGAGTCCTGA
- the PTPRCAP gene encoding LOW QUALITY PROTEIN: protein tyrosine phosphatase receptor type C-associated protein (The sequence of the model RefSeq protein was modified relative to this genomic sequence to represent the inferred CDS: inserted 1 base in 1 codon) has product MAGAWRYPPVPVLLALTGLAAAGEPAGSRSDRAVGALLGLLLCLAIGLAVAWHHLCRLSAGRYHPRPMGRRALELLRGHWHRLRGRGGPTEEPSYGDGEVTAAXRDEEEELMPWSQNQRLEEDEDEEEEEEKQHEEDEEEQEEDEEEEEEAEGVPESPPGGEQGAGGSAEALLSDLHAFSGTAAWGDTRPSVTAL; this is encoded by the exons ATG GCTGGAGCGTGGCGGTACCCCCCGGTACCGGTACTGCTGGCGTTAaccgggctggcggcggcgggggaacCGGCGGGGAGCCGCAGCGACCGGGCGGTGGGGGCTCTGTTGgggctcctgctctgcctggccaTAGGGTTGGCCGTGGCCTGGCACCATCTTTGCCGGCTTTCGGCCGGGCGTTACCATCCCCGGCCCATGGGCCGGCGGGCGCTGGAGCTGCTGCGGGGACATTGGCACCGGCTGCGGGGACGGGGTGGCCCCACGGAAGAGCCCAGCTATGGGGACGGGGAGGTGACGGCGG CCCGggatgaggaggaagagctgaTGCCGTGGAGCCAGAATCAGCGGCTggaggaggacgaggacgaggaggaggaggaggagaagcagcatgaggaggatgaggaggagcaggaggaagatgaagaggaggaggaggaggccgaggGGGTCCCCGAGAGCCCCcctggtggggagcagggggcggggggcagcgccgaGGCCTTGCTCAGTGACCTTCACGCCTTTTCGGGGACAGCAGCTTGGGGGGACACGCGGCCCTCCGTCACCGCCCTGTGA
- the CARNS1 gene encoding carnosine synthase 1 isoform X1, with the protein MLSVDQTSAEPAPSPQEQAWAGPEALCPGWLEDEAPDGEVPEDSGDPDCATHAYELLQSALRQEGLPHTLDRSADPRTGVGLLDMTVCILGSPTAFLPVLLEGGTRCPGAMVLCLSPTWASRVPSETSPGAWSLLLSRGVSFEAGGHSALETFVPPRRANYVTGTFTTGGPEGGWVGELARDLDCPTGGSVPLVRRLEDPLVTRWVLTARAGLPVPPTLAFVLGPRGDLPTESVAPGVRLVRLEDPQNQEKLVQEEVGAFLGGTAMEPYSQVVVRPAGWRWRGTGARSTHGKEEGAAVARAVGARLRGLREEDSVLLEALVPTARLPAPPPRSPAPRLPVALRICTLVCRSWGDRPQLCQVACGVGRAEAPVRHGAALPQGLDSSLQQWGVVAPGQRQALATRLQEAAEATMAALLAAEAELSPQQRGGARARTDFLGVDFLLACVDDALELVALSTNSQRCLETCLLAEGMGRAMGEPPGDLPRLLAEILLHRAQCHLVEGKDILLIGAGGVSKSFVWEAARGYGLRIHLVESDPEHFAAELVETFLPYDSREHRRDEEHAERVVELVRARGLRPHACLSYWDDCVVLAALVCQRLGLRGSPPAAVRVAKQKSRTHQHLQRCRQGRPPPAAFAVPCRRLQSHGDVERAAGAVPFPAVAKLEFGAGGVGVRLVESAGQCHAHAARLWRDLRDDADHPGIGLGWGNAMLLMEYVPGTEHDVDLVVFEGRLLGAWVSDNGPTRLPAFLETAACLPSCLPADRQAQLVRAALQCCLACGLLDGVFNVELKLGPGGPRLLEINPRMGGFYLRDWIREVYGPDLLLAAVLVALGLPPVLPARPVPRAHLAGVMCLDSEHGPVLGGGGGLATLRELQSRGLVRLNRLFEETAGAGEYEEPCLSVACGGATRAEACLRLLGLCQALGIDSPRYPVEHFLSHFK; encoded by the exons ATG CTCTCAGTGGACCAGACGAGCGCGGAGCCAGCACCGAGCCCGCAGGAGCAGGCGTGGGCAGGGCCGGAGGCGCTGTGCCCGGGCTGGCTGGAGGACGAGGCCCCGGATGGCGAAGTGCCCGAGGACAGTGGGGACCCCGACTGTGCCACCCATGCCTACGAGCTGCTCCAGAGCGCCCTGCGCCAGGAGGGGCTGCCCCACACGCTGGACCGCTCCGCAGATCCCCGCACGG GAGTTGGCCTGCTGGACATGACTGTCTGCATCCTGGGCTCCCCCACCGCCTTCCTGCCCGTCCTGCTGGAGGGTGGCACCCGCTGCCCAG GTGCCATGGTGCTGTGCCTGTCACCCACCTGGGCCAGCCGGGTGCCCTCGGAGACATCCCCGGGCGCCTGGTCCCTGCTGCTCTCCCGGGGGGTCTCCTTCGAGGCAGGGGGCCACAGCGCCCTGGAAACCTTCGTGCCCCCCCGCCGGGCCAACTACGTGACAGGCACCTTTACGACGGGGGGCCCCGAGGGTGGCTGGGTGGGCGAGCTGGCCCGTGACCTTGACTGCCCCACGGGGGGCTCGGTCCCGCTCGTTCGCCGGCTCGAGGACCCGCTGGTCACCCGTTGGGTGCTGACGGCCCGCGCCGGCTTGCCCGTGCCCCCCACCCTGGCCTTTGTCCTGGGACCACGGGGGGACCTGCCCACGGAGTCGGTGGCCCCCGGGGTGAGGCTGGTGCGGCTGGAGGACCCCCAGAACCAGGAgaagctggtgcaggaggaggtgggcgcCTTCCTGGGGGGCACCGCCATGGAGCCCTACAGCCAG GTGGTGGTGCGGCCGGCGGGGTGGCGGTGGCGTGGGACGGGCGCCCGCAGCACCCACGGGAAGGAGGAGGGGGCGGCGGTGGCACGGGCGGTGGGTGCCCGGCTCCGCGGGCTGCGGGAGGAGGACAGCGTCCTGCTGGAGGCCCTGGTGCCCACCGCCCGcctgcccgcgccccccccac GCAGCCCAGCCCCACGGCTGCCCGTGGCCCTGCGCATCTGCACCCTCGTCTGCAGGTCCTGGGGGGACCggccccagctctgccag GTGGCCTGCGGCGTGGGGCGTGCGGAGGCGCCGGTGCGGCatggggcagcgctgccccaggGCCTGGACTCCAGCCTGCAGCAGTGGGGGGTGGTGGCCCCCGGCCAGCGGCAGGCCCTGGCCACGCGGCTACAGGAGGCCGCCGAGGCCACCATGGCCGCCCTCCTGGCCGCCGAGGCCGAGCTGAGCCCCCAGCAGCGCGGCGGTGCCCGCGCCCGCACCGACTTCCTGG gaGTGGACTTCTTGCTGGCGTGCGTGGATGATGCCCTGGAGTTGGTGGCCCTGTCCACCAACAGCCAGCGGTGCCTGGAGACCTGCCTGCTAGCCGAGGGCATGGGGCGCGCCATGGGGGAACCCCCCGGTGACTTGCCACGGCTACTGGCCGAGATCCTGCTGCACCGGGCGCAGTGTCACCTGGTCGAGGGCAAGGACATCCTGCTCATCGGGGCCGGAGGCGTCAGCAAGAGCTTCGTTTGGGAGGCGGCACGCGGCTACGGCCTGAGG ATCCACCTGGTCGAGTCGGACCCGGAGCACTTTGCGGCAGAGCTGGTGGAAACCTTCCTACCCTACGACAGCCGGGAGCACCGGCGGGACGAGGAGCACGCGGAGCGGGTGGTGGAACTGGTACGCGCCCGGGGGCTGCGGCCCCACGCTTGTCTCTCTTACTGGGACGACTGCGTGGTACTGGCGGCACTGGTGTGCCAGCGCCTGGGTTTACGCggcagcccgcccgccgccgtCCGCGTGGCCAAGCAGAAGAGCCGGACCCACCAACACTTGCAACGGTGCCGGcagggccgcccgccgcccgccgcttTCGCCGTGCCCTGCCGCCGGTTGCAGAGCCACGGGGACGTGGAACGGGCGGCGGGGGCCGTACCCTTCCCTGCCGTGGCCAAACTGGAGTTCGGGGCGGGCGGCGTGGGCGTGCGGCTGGTGGAAAGCGCCGGGCAGTGCCACGCTCACGCCGCCCGGCTCTGGCGGGACCTGCGGGATGACGCCGATCACCCGGGCATCGGGTTGGGTTGGGGCAACGCCATGTTGCTGATGGAGTACGTGCCGGGCACGGAGCACGACGTCGATTTGGTGGTCTTCGAGGGGAGACTTTTGGGTGCTTGGGTGTCCGATAACGGCCCCACGCGCTTGCCCGCCTTCCTGGAGacggctgcctgcctgccctcctgcctgcccgcCGACCGGCAGGCGCAGCTAGTGCGGGCAGCCCTGCAGTGCTGCCTGGCCTGCGGGCTACTGGATGGCGTCTTCAACGTGGAGCTGAAATTAGGGCCGGGTGGCCCACGGCTACTAGAGATCAACCCCCGCATGGGGGGTTTCTACCTACGCGACTGGATCCGGGAGGTCTACGGCCCCGACCTGCTGCTGGCCGCCGTACTAGTGGCCCTGGGGCTACCACCAGTGCTGCCCGCTCGCCCCGTGCCCCGTGCCCACCTTGCCGGCGTGATGTGCCTGGACTCGGAGCACGGGCCGGtcctggggggcggcggggggctggcgACTCTGCGGGAGCTGCAAAGTCGTGGCCTCGTCCGCCTCAACCGTCTCTTCGAGGAGACGGCGGGGGCCGGCGAGTACGAGGAGCCCTGCCTGAGCGTGGCCTGCGGCGGGGCGACGCGGGCAGAGGCCTGCCTGCgcctgctggggctctgccaggCGCTGGGCATCGACTCGCCCCGTTACCCTGTCGAGCATTTCCTCTCCCACTTTAAATAG
- the RPS6KB2 gene encoding LOW QUALITY PROTEIN: ribosomal protein S6 kinase beta-2 (The sequence of the model RefSeq protein was modified relative to this genomic sequence to represent the inferred CDS: inserted 1 base in 1 codon), with amino-acid sequence MAGVFDIDLETEEGSDGDEPELGAEMELEPRGNGLEPVGHYEEIEISESSVNNGPEHIGPHCFELLRVLGKGGYGKVFQVRKVQGTNTGKIFAMKVLKKAKIACNAKDTAHTRAERNILEAVKHPFIVDLIYAFQTGGKLYLILECLSGGELFMQLEREGIFLEDTACFYLSEITLALGHLHSHGIIYRDLKPENIMLNSQGHIKLTDFGLCKESIHDGAVTHTFCGTIEYMAPEILVRSGHNRAVDWWSLGALMYDMLTGSPPFTAENRKKTIDKILKGKLVLPPYLTPDARDLLKKFLKRNPNQRVGGGPGDAADVQKQPFFRHINWEDLLARRLDPPFKPCLQSEEDVSQFDTRFTRQTPVDSPDDVAISESANQAFLGFTYVAPSVLESIKEGFSFQPKVRSPRRLNSSPRTPVSPVKFSPFEVFKPGTXGEPMEVGGNLPPPAEGTAPLPIKTSVGAKKQKGGRGRVPR; translated from the exons ATGGCGGGGGTGTTCGACATCGACCTGGAGACCGAGGAGGGCAGCGATGGGGACGAGCCTGAGCTGGGCGCC GAGATGGAGCTGGAGCCCCGGGGGAACGGCCTGGA GCCGGTGGGGCACTACGAGGAGATCGAGATCTCGGAGAGCAGCGTCAACAACGGCCCCGAGCACATCGGGCCCCACTGCTTCGAGCTGCTCCGCGTCCTGGGCAAGGGCGGCTACGGCAAG GTGTTCCAGGTCCGCAAAGTCCAGGGCACCAACACAGGGAAGATCTTCGCCATGAAGGTCCTGAAGAAG gccaaGATCGCCTGCAATGCCAAGGACACGGCGCACACCCGGGCCGAGAGGAACATCCTAGAGGCTGTCAAACACCCCTTCATCGTTGACCTCATCTACGCCTTCCAGACGGGCGGCAAGCTCTACCTCATCCTGGAGTGCCTCAGCG GTGGAGAGCTCTTCATGCAGCTGGAGCGGGAGGGCATCTTCCTGGAGGACACTGCCTG tTTCTACCTGAGCGAGATCACGCTGGCCCTGGGCCACCTGCACTCCCACGGCATCATCTACCGCGACCTCAAGCCGGAGAATATCATGCTCAACAGCCAAG GTCACATCAAGCTGACGGACTTCGGGCTGTGCAAGGAGTCGATCCACGACGGGGCCGTCACTCACACCTTCTGCGGCACCATCGAGTACAT ggcccccGAAATCCTGGTGCGCAGCGGGCACAACCGGGCGGTGGACTGGTGGAGCCTGGGCGCCCTGATGTACGACATGCTCACAGGATCG CCCCCCTTCACCGCCGAAAACCGCAAGAAAACCATCGACAAGATCCTCAAGGGCAAACTGGTGCTGCCACCATACTTGACGCCCGACGCGCGGGACCTGCTCAAAAAG TTCCTCAAGAGAAACCCCAACCAGCGGGTTGGGGGGGGCCCAGGCGACGCAGCTGATGTGCAG AAGCAGCCCttcttccgccacatcaactgggaggacctgctggcccgCAGGCTGGACCCCCCCTTCAAACCCTGCCTG CAGTCGGAGGAGGACGTCAGCCAGTTCGACACCCGCTTCACCCGCCAGACGCCCGTCGACAGCCCGGACGACGTCGCCATCAGCGAAAGTGCCAACCAGGCCTTCCTG GGCTTCACCTATGTGGCCCCCTCGGTGCTGGAGAGCATCAAGGAGGGGTTCTCCTTCCAGCCCAAGGtgcgctccccccgccgcctcaACAGCAGCCCCCGCACCCCCGTCAG CCCTGTGAAGTTCTCCCCCTTCGAGGTGTTCAAGCCGGGAA GCGGGGAGCCGATGGAAGTGGGGGGcaacctgcccccccccgccgagGGCACGGCCCCCCTCCCTATCAAGACCTCTGTGGGGGCCAAAAAGCagaagggggggcgggggcgggtgCCCAGGTAG
- the CARNS1 gene encoding carnosine synthase 1 isoform X2 — MTVCILGSPTAFLPVLLEGGTRCPGAMVLCLSPTWASRVPSETSPGAWSLLLSRGVSFEAGGHSALETFVPPRRANYVTGTFTTGGPEGGWVGELARDLDCPTGGSVPLVRRLEDPLVTRWVLTARAGLPVPPTLAFVLGPRGDLPTESVAPGVRLVRLEDPQNQEKLVQEEVGAFLGGTAMEPYSQVVVRPAGWRWRGTGARSTHGKEEGAAVARAVGARLRGLREEDSVLLEALVPTARLPAPPPRSPAPRLPVALRICTLVCRSWGDRPQLCQVACGVGRAEAPVRHGAALPQGLDSSLQQWGVVAPGQRQALATRLQEAAEATMAALLAAEAELSPQQRGGARARTDFLGVDFLLACVDDALELVALSTNSQRCLETCLLAEGMGRAMGEPPGDLPRLLAEILLHRAQCHLVEGKDILLIGAGGVSKSFVWEAARGYGLRIHLVESDPEHFAAELVETFLPYDSREHRRDEEHAERVVELVRARGLRPHACLSYWDDCVVLAALVCQRLGLRGSPPAAVRVAKQKSRTHQHLQRCRQGRPPPAAFAVPCRRLQSHGDVERAAGAVPFPAVAKLEFGAGGVGVRLVESAGQCHAHAARLWRDLRDDADHPGIGLGWGNAMLLMEYVPGTEHDVDLVVFEGRLLGAWVSDNGPTRLPAFLETAACLPSCLPADRQAQLVRAALQCCLACGLLDGVFNVELKLGPGGPRLLEINPRMGGFYLRDWIREVYGPDLLLAAVLVALGLPPVLPARPVPRAHLAGVMCLDSEHGPVLGGGGGLATLRELQSRGLVRLNRLFEETAGAGEYEEPCLSVACGGATRAEACLRLLGLCQALGIDSPRYPVEHFLSHFK; from the exons ATGACTGTCTGCATCCTGGGCTCCCCCACCGCCTTCCTGCCCGTCCTGCTGGAGGGTGGCACCCGCTGCCCAG GTGCCATGGTGCTGTGCCTGTCACCCACCTGGGCCAGCCGGGTGCCCTCGGAGACATCCCCGGGCGCCTGGTCCCTGCTGCTCTCCCGGGGGGTCTCCTTCGAGGCAGGGGGCCACAGCGCCCTGGAAACCTTCGTGCCCCCCCGCCGGGCCAACTACGTGACAGGCACCTTTACGACGGGGGGCCCCGAGGGTGGCTGGGTGGGCGAGCTGGCCCGTGACCTTGACTGCCCCACGGGGGGCTCGGTCCCGCTCGTTCGCCGGCTCGAGGACCCGCTGGTCACCCGTTGGGTGCTGACGGCCCGCGCCGGCTTGCCCGTGCCCCCCACCCTGGCCTTTGTCCTGGGACCACGGGGGGACCTGCCCACGGAGTCGGTGGCCCCCGGGGTGAGGCTGGTGCGGCTGGAGGACCCCCAGAACCAGGAgaagctggtgcaggaggaggtgggcgcCTTCCTGGGGGGCACCGCCATGGAGCCCTACAGCCAG GTGGTGGTGCGGCCGGCGGGGTGGCGGTGGCGTGGGACGGGCGCCCGCAGCACCCACGGGAAGGAGGAGGGGGCGGCGGTGGCACGGGCGGTGGGTGCCCGGCTCCGCGGGCTGCGGGAGGAGGACAGCGTCCTGCTGGAGGCCCTGGTGCCCACCGCCCGcctgcccgcgccccccccac GCAGCCCAGCCCCACGGCTGCCCGTGGCCCTGCGCATCTGCACCCTCGTCTGCAGGTCCTGGGGGGACCggccccagctctgccag GTGGCCTGCGGCGTGGGGCGTGCGGAGGCGCCGGTGCGGCatggggcagcgctgccccaggGCCTGGACTCCAGCCTGCAGCAGTGGGGGGTGGTGGCCCCCGGCCAGCGGCAGGCCCTGGCCACGCGGCTACAGGAGGCCGCCGAGGCCACCATGGCCGCCCTCCTGGCCGCCGAGGCCGAGCTGAGCCCCCAGCAGCGCGGCGGTGCCCGCGCCCGCACCGACTTCCTGG gaGTGGACTTCTTGCTGGCGTGCGTGGATGATGCCCTGGAGTTGGTGGCCCTGTCCACCAACAGCCAGCGGTGCCTGGAGACCTGCCTGCTAGCCGAGGGCATGGGGCGCGCCATGGGGGAACCCCCCGGTGACTTGCCACGGCTACTGGCCGAGATCCTGCTGCACCGGGCGCAGTGTCACCTGGTCGAGGGCAAGGACATCCTGCTCATCGGGGCCGGAGGCGTCAGCAAGAGCTTCGTTTGGGAGGCGGCACGCGGCTACGGCCTGAGG ATCCACCTGGTCGAGTCGGACCCGGAGCACTTTGCGGCAGAGCTGGTGGAAACCTTCCTACCCTACGACAGCCGGGAGCACCGGCGGGACGAGGAGCACGCGGAGCGGGTGGTGGAACTGGTACGCGCCCGGGGGCTGCGGCCCCACGCTTGTCTCTCTTACTGGGACGACTGCGTGGTACTGGCGGCACTGGTGTGCCAGCGCCTGGGTTTACGCggcagcccgcccgccgccgtCCGCGTGGCCAAGCAGAAGAGCCGGACCCACCAACACTTGCAACGGTGCCGGcagggccgcccgccgcccgccgcttTCGCCGTGCCCTGCCGCCGGTTGCAGAGCCACGGGGACGTGGAACGGGCGGCGGGGGCCGTACCCTTCCCTGCCGTGGCCAAACTGGAGTTCGGGGCGGGCGGCGTGGGCGTGCGGCTGGTGGAAAGCGCCGGGCAGTGCCACGCTCACGCCGCCCGGCTCTGGCGGGACCTGCGGGATGACGCCGATCACCCGGGCATCGGGTTGGGTTGGGGCAACGCCATGTTGCTGATGGAGTACGTGCCGGGCACGGAGCACGACGTCGATTTGGTGGTCTTCGAGGGGAGACTTTTGGGTGCTTGGGTGTCCGATAACGGCCCCACGCGCTTGCCCGCCTTCCTGGAGacggctgcctgcctgccctcctgcctgcccgcCGACCGGCAGGCGCAGCTAGTGCGGGCAGCCCTGCAGTGCTGCCTGGCCTGCGGGCTACTGGATGGCGTCTTCAACGTGGAGCTGAAATTAGGGCCGGGTGGCCCACGGCTACTAGAGATCAACCCCCGCATGGGGGGTTTCTACCTACGCGACTGGATCCGGGAGGTCTACGGCCCCGACCTGCTGCTGGCCGCCGTACTAGTGGCCCTGGGGCTACCACCAGTGCTGCCCGCTCGCCCCGTGCCCCGTGCCCACCTTGCCGGCGTGATGTGCCTGGACTCGGAGCACGGGCCGGtcctggggggcggcggggggctggcgACTCTGCGGGAGCTGCAAAGTCGTGGCCTCGTCCGCCTCAACCGTCTCTTCGAGGAGACGGCGGGGGCCGGCGAGTACGAGGAGCCCTGCCTGAGCGTGGCCTGCGGCGGGGCGACGCGGGCAGAGGCCTGCCTGCgcctgctggggctctgccaggCGCTGGGCATCGACTCGCCCCGTTACCCTGTCGAGCATTTCCTCTCCCACTTTAAATAG
- the PPP1CA gene encoding serine/threonine-protein phosphatase PP1-alpha catalytic subunit, giving the protein MADTEKLNLDSIISRLLEVQGSRPGKNVQLTENEIRGLCLKSREIFLSQPILLELEAPLKICGDIHGQYYDLLRLFEYGGFPPESNYLFLGDYVDRGKQSLETICLLLAYKIKYPENFFLLRGNHECASINRIYGFYDECKRRYNIKLWKTFTDCFNCLPIAAIVDEKIFCCHGGLSPDLQSMEQIRRIMRPTDVPDQGLLCDLLWSDPDKDVQGWGENDRGVSFTFGAEVVAKFLHKHDLDLICRAHQVVEDGYEFFAKRQLVTLFSAPNYCGEFDNAGAMMSVDETLMCSFQILKPADKNKGKYGQFSGLNPAGRPVTPPRNSAKAKK; this is encoded by the exons ATGGCGGACACCGAGAAACTCAACCTCGACTCCATCATCAGCCGCCTCCTCGAGG TCCAAGGGTCGCGGCCGGGGAAAAACGTGCAGCTGACGGAGAACGAGATCCGGGGGCTGTGCCTCAAGTCACGGGAGATCTTCCTCAGCCAGCCCATCTTGCTGGAGCTGGAGGCACCCCTCAAGATCTGCG gcGACATCCACGGGCAGTACTACGACCTGCTGCGGCTCTTTGAGTACGGAGGCTTCCCCCCCGAGAGCAACTACCTGTTTCTGGGTGACTACGTGGACCGGGGCAAGCAGTCACTGGAGACCATCTGCCTGCTGCTCGCCTACAAGATCAAGTACCCCGAGAACTTCTTCCTGCTGCGTGGCAACCACGAGTGCGCCAGCATCAATCGCATCTATGGCTTCTACGACGAGT GCAAACGGCGGTACAACATCAAGCTCTGGAAGACGTTCACCGATTGCTTCAACTGTTTGCCCATTGCCGCTATCGTGGATGAGAAGATCTTCTGCTGCCATGGAG GGTTGTCTCCCGACCTGCAATCGATGGAGCAGATCCGACGGATCATGCGCCCCACGGACGTGCCGGATCAAGGCCTGCTCTGTGACCTGCTTTGGTCCGACCCCGACAaagacgtgcagggctggggtgAGAACGACCGCGGCGTCTCCTTCACCTTTGGAGCGGAGGTGGTGGCGAAGTTCCTGCACAAACACGACCTGGACCTCATCTGCCGGGCGCACCAG GTGGTGGAGGACGGTTACGAATTCTTCGCCAAGCGCCAGCTCGTCACCCTCTTCTCGGCGCCCAACTACTGCGGGGAGTTCGACAACGCGGGCGCCATGATGAGCGTGGACGAAACGCTCATGTGTTCATTTCag ATTTTGAAGCCGGCcgacaagaacaagggcaaataCGGGCAGTTCAGCGGGCTGAACCCTGCGGGACGCCCCGTCACCCCTCCCCGCAACTCTGCCAAAGCCAAGAAATGA
- the RAD9A gene encoding cell cycle checkpoint control protein RAD9A isoform X2, whose protein sequence is MKSFLGVFRSLPSLEKTVGKCLILLKPRASRLVVQLHCKYGVTKTHNLAFQECERLQAVFDTQRCTSSLCAPARVLAEAVVHFPPTLAEVTLGTGPGGKISLRNYVEDEAEPSKTMVTELWLAKDEFETVAVTPGSHITFCLKEFRGLLTFAEASNLPLTIHYDAPGRPVIFTLADAVLEVHLVLATLSDPESSLQPPTANGVSHLPTPSEDFTDDLESYMIAMETSAYEEGSGVPPSPTFPLRTPHPAESDPEEEEEEEEEGAVPGTPPHKKFRSLFFGSVLTPGGPGPAPTQEVLAEDSEEES, encoded by the exons ATGAAG TCCTTCCTGGGTGTTTTCCGCTCGCTGCCCTCGCTGGAAAAAACGGTGGGGAAATGCCTCATCCTGCTCAAACCCCGGGCCAGCCGCTTGGTTGTGCAGCTCCACTGCAAGTATG GTGTCACCAAGACGCACAACTTGGCTTTCCAGGAGTGCGAGCGGCTACAGGCCGTCTTCGACACCCAGCGCTGCACCAGCAGCCTCTGCGCCCCGGCAcg GGTGCTGGCAGAGGCCGTGGTCCACTTCCCCCCGACACTGGCTGAGGTGACGCTGGGGACAGGCCCCGGGGGCAAGATCAGCCTCCGAAACTACGTGGAGGATGAGGCAG aGCCAAGCAAGACGATGGTGACAGAGCTGTGGCTGGCCAAGGACGAGTTTGAGACGGTGGCCGTCACCCCGGGCTCCCACATCACCTTCTGCCTCAAGGAGTTTCGG GGGCTGCTGACCTTCGCTGAGGCCTCCAACCTGCCCCTCACCATCCACTATGATGCTCCTGGCAG GCCTGTGATCTTCACCCTGGCTGACGCCGTGTTGGAGGTTCACCTGGTGCTGGCCACCCTCTCAGACCCAGAAAgcagcctgcagccccccacGGCCAACGG TGTCTCACACCTGCCCACCCCATCAGAGGACTTCACCGATGACCTCGAATCCTACATGATTGCCATGGAAACCAGTGCCTACGAGGAGGGCTCGGGGGTGCCCCCTAGCCCCACTTTCCCCCTGCGCACCCCACATCCAGCTGAAAGTGaccctgaagaagaggaggaggaggaggaggaaggagctgtgcCAGGGACCCCCCCTCACAAGAAG TTTCGCTCCCTGTTTTTTGGCTCAGTGTTGACACCGGGggggcccggcccagcccccACCCAGGAGGTGCTGGCAGAAGACAGCGAAGAGGAGTCCTGA